From Triticum aestivum cultivar Chinese Spring chromosome 7B, IWGSC CS RefSeq v2.1, whole genome shotgun sequence:
ACATTGGACACGATCTGCGAGCCATCagctagaaaaagaaaacaaatggcCCCAGAATACAGGCTCGTTGTTGGACCTCCACGTACGATCGTGCAGGCGTCGGCCATGAGCTTGTCGTGTGTATAGCAACGCCGAACCGGAAGTAAATCGGGGGCCTTTGCGTGCATTCGGCCCGCTGCCACACAAGCGTCCGACATCCCCTGGCCCACTCGGACCCTCTTCCTCGCTCGCACTGTTTCACGCCCGAAGCGGTCACCGTCGCTCCAGAGTGTCAGTGTTGCATTCATACCTGCCCaaagcggatgcgacctctcatgtCGCTTTGACATTGAAGCAATGCGCCGGCCGAGGGCACCGCCCTCGCCGCTTCCCGGCGCACGCGACTGCCCCGCATTCAAGCGACGGCTCGTCCGTCCGCCTCCTTACATTAAATATGTGCAGttgccgagaaacctactccggcgccatctGTTCGTCTGTTTGTTGCCCACCATTAGCCACCTCGCTGCATGCCCTGCCATCTGCCCGCTATTTAAACTCTAGGCTCAACAACAGATGCATCCAACCTCCCCCGCTCCCTATCTCCTCTCGGAAGCACGCCCCCATGGCCTCCTCGAGATCCAAAGCCCTCTGGGACAACCTCTCGTCCGAGAAGACGAAGGAGATCACCGCCATTGTAGTCAGCTGGTAGCCCGACAGACGGACGAGCTCACCGGAGGCCAGCGATGCGGATGCCCCAATGGAAGAGGCGCCCGACGACGAACCAACGGCACGGTCCTCGATGTCCCATGTCGATATCACCATGGATGAGGCACGTGCTCACTACAGAGACATGGTGTTGGAAGAGCGGCACGTCACGTTCCTACAAGCGCAGGGCGACCAGGCCTACAACCTCCGCCTCCTCGACAAGAACTAGCATGCAAAGGACAACTCGCCCGCGGCACGGGCATCGCGCCGGACGTGGACGTGGGCGAGTAGGAggcgttgttccaatcctaccacaCCGCTCATGACATCTCCTTGGGcgtcaacgttggagatgccctcagACACCACATGACACTTGTGATGAGCAATCTCAAAAATACaaatgcaaaagaaaaaggtttgTTATTCGAAAAAAAAAGGTTTGTTTACACACAAACGTTGAATATGCATGATCCGCCCCAATTCCAAAAGAAGCATCGTTCGAGGAAAAAATTATGAGGTATTGGTCGTTTGTGATACAAACACAATCAAAAGGTCATCCAGCACTAAACCTAGGATATATGTCCTGGTTGTCCAGACTCCCCAAACCCAGCCCATACGTGGAGGATAAATGAGGGTTGTCCGTACTAATGAGATGTGGGCCCCATCTCAAACTCCAGAGCCCCCTTCCTCCCTCCGCCTATCTTCCTTATCTCATCCTCTATTCCTACCCCAAATCGCGCCCAACCTAGTCACGCGCTCACCCAGAGCATCACCCTCGAACGCGCTCGTCGTCTGGACGCTACTCTCGATGCATCCTAGACGCCGTGCCACAAATACCGTCCACCTTGTGCATCACTTTTTCAATGAAAATGTCTGAAATGGAGTTTGGCCGCTTTCTTATTCCACATTTGTGGGGTATAAAAGATGGACATGAATGATGCTTTTATTTACAACAAATTCTTCATATCGTCGACATCGGAAGAAGGTGACAACGACTATGAGTTTATGTTAATGTTGAGTATTCTCAGAGCattggagaaggaagaggagcatGTTCTCAACTTCATGGGTTCTACGTCGAGCAAGATAACTGATAACCAAAAGAGGGGAAAGGGTGACGTCGATCTCTACACTGACTATTCATGGGCCGATCTGACATTTCATTAGGGCTTCTTTCATCCTCACTTTCGGATGCGTAGGCATGTGTTCTTGCGCATTGTGAAGGTGTGAATGAATATGATACTTCACGCTAAAGAAGGATTGCACCAGGCTACTTGGGTTCTCTTGTCTCTCGAAATGCACTACTGCTATGAGAATGTTTGCACATGGTACAACGGGACAGACATTGCTGATGAGTATATCCGGATGGCAGAGAGGTCATGTATTAAAATGATGGTCAGATTTCCACTTTAGTGGTGAAGGTGTTTGGCGAAgagtacttgagagaaccaaatGTGCCGACACAACCAAGATTTTGGCATTTGGAGAATCAAGAGGGTTTCCCAGTATGCCTGGTTCGGTCTAGTACATGCACTAGGAATGGAATAACTATCCAGTAGGTTAGTAAGGACGATACCAAGATCATACCCCAAGAGCCCACCATCATACCGGAAGTAGTGACATGACACGGCCTGtagatttggcactctttctttggcaagCCAGGGTTTCATAGCAACATGAACATGCTCCAGCGATCGCCATTGTTTGCAAGACTTTGTGTTGCAAGGCTCCCGAGTGCAACTATACCATTTATGGGCACGAGTACACCATCTGGTACTACGTTGCCACCAGTATTTTCCGTTAATGGGTGACGATTGTGAAGACTATCCCCGAGTCACAAGGTAACAGAAAACTCTCTTTGCCCAAATGCAGGAAGGTGCTAGGAAGGATGAGGAGAGGGCATTTGAAGTGCTCCAAGCTTGATGGGCTATTGTACATGGACCAACAAATATGTGGGATCCCAAGACATTGTGAAAGATGATGACTAGTTGTATGATCGTGCACAACATGATTGGAAAATGAGGGTGATGGTGTACAGAAATGTTAACTTTGAAAACCATGGCACATATGTCCACCTCTTGGAAGAAGAGGCATAGCGGTTTGCACATTTTCTCAAGATGCATCAGCAACTTCGAGATCTAGAAGTGCATCAATAACTTCTAAATGTTCTCGTAGAACATTTTCCTTTGTGGATACATCATGTAAGTCAACAGATttgtgatgtactccctccattcatttTTATAAGACGTGTTGGACAGCTAGCTTTGAACTGTTTTGGGCACCGTCTAAATagtctaaaacgtcttataaaagtaAACATAGGAAGTACTTTTAAGTATTTGTATGCTTAAACTATGTCCTCCGAATAATATTTATGTTCAAACTGTATATTTCTAAACTTGAACTATGTATTTGTATGTTTAAGCTGTGTCTTTCGAATATTCAAGTTGGGCTGGAAATGAAAAATGAACCCAAAAAAGGGCCGGATAAATGGGGAATGTCGCTGGGTGTCTAATTTGTGATGGATAACTGGGCTCTTTCCACATACACGTCCGCAAACAAATCGGAACGGCCAGAGAGGTTTTGGACTTTTGGTGCATCCCCTTGAGGATGCCCGTACGAATCAGAGGAtgcataaggctggtcatagtgggagtaacataggtagtaacatagatgccacataagcaaaaatgatgatgtggcaagtagtcaatgaggaaagaggcaaatagagtaacataatatgttaccatcacatagcggtttccaatgcataatgagtctacaaagtaataaatgaaggcaactattttaccacacctatgacactacccactatgaaggtagtaacatagactagtaacatatgtatattactagtctaagttactccccactatgaccagcctaatagcTTTAGGCCAGGTGCATCCCTCGTAATAATCAAGTTCCAACCGCAAATATAGAAAAACCGCGCGCCAACAGCTAGGCAAAGTGGGGTTGGCTCATTGGGCGAGTATCCGAGAAGAGCAAATGAAGAGTGTAGCCATTATCGGGTGTCTTtcttcctaaaaaaaaggttgtgTCTTACTTTTCCTAACTTGAGGCAATGTGCCTCAGCTTGAAGTGAGTATGTATAGATGGTCTATCATCTTTTTGGTCACGCAGATAAGAAAATAAAATTGTTCATGGCCAATTTTTTGGGCATTGCTTGAATGATTGCTAATATTTCCGCATGTTCAATCCAATTATAAATTATTTTTCTTTGCCAACATTGGACCAAACCTGGGAGACCAAAACCTTATCCAGTATATTGACTAGCCAATTTTTTTGGCTTGTGGTTGGCTTAGGCTCAAACCAAACGCACCAATAAATCATAGAATCTTTCTTTTAAATAGTTGAGGTGCATGTAACAAATGTATCAAGCAGTTCCTCAGTTGATGCATGCATGTTTCAAGCAACTGAGAATACAATCATACATCACTAGATCATTAAAGTACAATCACATGACAGACATTTAGGAATCACAAGACACAGACCAGGCAGAGGAGAATGATCATCATGTGATTTCCAGCAGGCTTCACGTGCTGTCCTTGATAACACCAACCACCCCAAAGAATATTGAGCATGTTACAACAAAGTGGCTGAAAAAGCGAAAAGGCGCAAACACAAACTGTAAAGAGAGAAAAGCAAATCGGCAACCGCATTTCTTCAATATACACCTGAATCACATGATCCTGTTGCCAACTATTCACTTCAGCTGAAGAGATTAGGGATGCAGGCTCCCGAGTCGGGGTTCTGCTGCTCCTTCCAGATGCGGCCAGTCACCCGCAGTTTCAGCTCTTTCCTCTCCCCGCCGGAGAAGAAGAGTGCCATGTTCCGCTGGATTATGAGGCCATCGTGGCTGTCACGCACTTTGCGGTGACTGTCCCGGATGCTCCGGGGCGTGCCCTCCCATATCATCTTCCTGCCATTGGCACCCACCTCAAGGCTATAGCTGTAGTTCCTTGCGTCATTCTCGTCGCCCATGAAGCGGAGGAATGCCATGTAGACTGGCGCCATTCCGAGCTGGAAGGCCTCAAAATGCAAGCAGAAATACTGCCCGAAACAATGGAAAACCTAGAGATGAAGGCATTGTGTCAGATAGGAATCACTTGATTCGCATGTTTAAGGTAAATGAACAGAAAAAGAAACAGGCATAGGCAGATGTATCAAGTAGCTAGCACTAGGGGGAAAGCTATCATCTTTCTTTTGAGTAGTTGGAAACGTCCTGAAAGGCCGTCCAGTATTCTAGGACCAACAAAAGTTTCTTTACGATATTATAATGAAGGATGATGGAAGCCCGATCAAGGTACAGCAAGATAGCAATCTAGTGGTATTGTAAATCTTTTCCCCAAAATACAGGTGGACATAAGATATCAAGTAAATGCAATAGGCAAGTGTACAAGCCTAGAGATGAAAAGGTTGTGAACACTTACAGTTAGCATCCAAGTTGCATTTTCAACTTCTCTGGGGTTTGACTTGACATAACGATGGTTGAATGTGCACCCAGAATGCATGTCAACCTTATGGTCATCCCTCAGAtgtgaaacaaggaaaggaatgtcCCCGACAACGGAGCATTCAGATCCCGCATAAGGGCAGCTGTATGGCCTAAAATTGCACTGCGACTCATGCTTGAGCTTGCTATAGTATGGGAAGATCTCTGGACAACCTAGTGAGTAGTATTTGCACGGTAGCTCAAGTGATTCAGCCACCTTTTCCAATGCCAAACACCTGATGTCGCCCAGCTCTTGTCGACAGGTAGGGCAGCGGTTGTGCACCCGAGCTTTGCAGGTAGAACAAAGGGTATGACCATTTTGGCACTGCAAAAATAGCAAGATGTTATTTTGTTGTCACTGTCAACTTAAATTGTCAAACTTTTGGACGTACAGAGATAGATGGCCATAGAAACAAAAACCTGAAATGCATAATCCAGACAAATAAATGAAAACAGAATGGAAGGTACATAAGCTAGTTAGGCAACAAGTAACTAGATAGTATAGACCTAGAGCAAGACTAGGTAGTAGGTACCAGTACAGTATATAAGATTCACAAAAATGTTCAAACTAACAAATATCAATTATGTGTAAGCATATTTGTACTGATGTATTGGTATTGTTTAACAGTATAATGTTGCTACAGATATTGTATTCCTTCTCGCCACAACAATTTACTAAAAAAGGACTAGATTTACTCAAGTCAAATATAAAATTTAATGTTAACTATACATTGGAAAAGAAATCCCTTCTAAAGAAGGCTATTATAAGAATATGCAGCCCATCTGGAAGGCACGTCCTATTGAACTGTGCATCTTGTCTTATAGTATAAAGAGGGAAGTACACTGCCTACACACAGCCAGCAAGAATATCTATTCAGGGTGCATTAGCAGAAATTTTGAAGGCTTCATGTAACATTTATACTAACAGAACACTTCACATGTTCAAGACATGCAAAAATAAATCATGCATTTCATATGATTCCGTTACATGGGAAAGACACATAAGCATACCcataaaagggggggggggggacaaaagGACTGAATACAAAATTTCAAAACCTTTAGCATTGGTAAAAACAGATGCACAGGTACAAGAGGACTTATTGATGAAAGACATCACATATGGGAAGACTATTAATATATCCTCCACCTAAAGAAAAATGAGGTAACCTTGGGAAGTAGGCTATCAAATATAAACAAAAGCTTGTTCACCAAACATAAAAGATGTTTAGTGCCTAGTCTGGTATGTTCACAAAAGCTTGTTCATCTGGATTGATGCAGCTATGAAGGGCCTACACAATTAATTATCAGTCATAAAAAAACATGCCAACATATCATTATGTCTATCATGATATTTTTGTAAGCCGGTGAAGTATTCAAGAAGATGTTAGTGTAACTCAAGCTAGTCCTGATGAAAGAATTGGTTTCCACTTGAATAAATTTCAAAGATTAGGTCTCATGGTTCAGTAGTTAAGCAACTTCTGTGATACTTGACCAGCATGTGTGGGTAAGGTATACGATAGATAATAAAATCAAGTACAGAAGCATCCCAGCCCTCAACACATAGGTTGTTTAGCTATACTCAAAAGTATCATTACGTATGTGTTTACTCATTCACCAAAACCATATATAACTGATGAACACCTGACATGTTACTCTAATGTATTTTAGTATGCATCATGCCCAAGTGTATAAATTATGTgacataaatattttcagtcatAATCTTCATTGTCCCTATATGCTCATCAGTCaccaagcaacaagaaacaattgCTTTTGAAAATGATCGGTTACACACATTCTATTTGATGAATATTCGCTACACTTTTAACTTGAATAATGTGGTTAGCAAGAACATCAATCGATAAAGCTATAGTTGTTTCGCTAAACTGTGTCGAAGATTAGATTAAGAGGTGGGTGGAGTTTAACAAACATTCTGCCAACCAAACATAAGAAAAACAAAAGAATACTGCCTCCTGATTTTAAAGAAAAACAAGAATAGTACGGTTTACATGAGAATGTATGTTCTTTCTCCAACATACAATGTATTCTTTTCTGTTAACTAGTGGCAAAGCATGGTACAGTTCAAATGCCCTAAGGACCTAACTAAACATTATAATCTCCTTTTCCAGCATTGCAGTACTCAGTTAATGAAGAATCTAAAATTGTCAGAACCCAAAACCTTCAGAAACTATTGAAGAATCTAAACTACATCCTGATTATAACACTCTGCCTCCAACCCTCAGGCCAAGAATGATCGTGCAATCATATATATCACATTTAAAATCCCTCCTGCAGTTGGTATGTTAACTCCCGATAACACCGTTTCTTCACAGCGTTAATTTTCCACTTGGGAACGCAAAATTTCAACGGGAATTCTCCTTATCAAGATTGATTGTGATGCACTGGCGTCGTAGTCATGAAATTTCAGTTCTTGCGTGACTTGAATTGTGTCTAGAACGCAAACAATGAAGTATAATAGTATATGACATCCACAAAACATGAGGTTGCAGCCAAAGAAACCCAAACAAGCAACCAAGATCCCGCCTTCCCTGCGCCAGAGATCAAACACACCGCGCGAATTCCAAGGACCGGACCAAGATCCCGGAGGCAATCAGAGAAAAAGAGACAATCCAAGGGCACGGACCGAGGCGCTGACCTGGTGGATCGGGGGGTACATGGAGTTGGTGCAGACGGGGCACTCGAGGAGCTCGTGGACGCTCGTGGCCGGCGGGATCAGCGGGCCGGCGATCCCCCCGGCCGCGCCGGCGCCggacgcgcccccgccgccgccagggACCACCCCGATGCTGGCCGCCGCGATGGCCGCCGCCGAGGCCTTGAGGAAGGGGCGGGGCAGGTTGGAGGACATGGCGTCGTCGTCCTCCATGCCGTCCGACGACGACACGCACTCGATGCTGTCGATCATGTCCAtggccgcggcggcgcggccggatccCGGCCGAATCGCGGGGATGGGGACCGCGGGCCGCCTCGGCTCCGCAGCTCCGCGCTGTCCCCCTGCGTGCGTGCGGACTGCAGCCGAGCTCTTGAAGAAATGGATTCTTCGAGAACTCGAGGTCGCGGGGGAGGGTCGAGGGATTTGGTTCCTCCTGGTCTGGTCGTTTCTTGGTCTCCTTTCTCGTTCTTCTTTCCTGGCGTGTCCGCCCTTTTTCCCCTTCTTTGGTAACGTCTAGGGCAGGGCGGGTTGGGTACATAAAAATGGCAGCAGCACAGCAGGATGGTGCAGTTTGCACTTTGCACTGCGTCGCGGTTCAGCGGTTCAAAACTCAAAAGAGCGGAGACAGTTTCTCTAGAGTCTGTAGGGTAGCATACTACTGTACAGGGTCTCTTTGATTCGCCGGATTTTAAAAAATGTGAAAATAGAAAAAAGCATAGAATTAGAGTGGTATGTCCATTTAAATCATATACAGTATATAGGATTAGCAATGAGTGTTTGATGCCAGGGGAAACAAAGAAATTGTAAAAAGAGATTGAAGTGGATGTTAGATTTTTCTGTGAAATATAGTACAAAGGATTTTATATGAAAATACTTTGCTCATTGTCAGAGGAGACATCCAACAGGCCACTGTCATCAAGAGCATTCTCACATCCTTCTCGGATTTCTCACGTCTGACCATCAATTACCACAAAAGTACGTTGGTGCCTGTCTCCGTGGATCCAGCGGTGGCTTCTAAGATCGCTCAACTGTTCGGCTGCCCCGTATCCTCCTTTTCATGCACATGCATCGGGCTGCCCCTGTCCCTAACACAAAATTACACATGGAATGTTGTTGCCAGTCATCCACGAGGTAGACCGCAGGCTCTCGGGCTCGCTCGCTACTTTCCTATCTTTGGGGGGCACCTTACCCTCGTCAATTCTGTGCTTGCTGGCATTCCTAGTTACTTCATGTCGTGTTTCCCATGGCCTAAAAAATCCATCAGTTTGCTGGACATCCTTCTGCGTGCTTTCTTCTGGTAGGGCAAGAGCAAGGTTAAAGGTGGTCAGTGCCTTGTGGCTTGGGACAAGGTTACCCTCCCCCGAGGAAGTGGCGGTCTTGGTGTCAGAAATCTGCATGCACATAATCAGGCCATGTTATGTAAGTTTGCCGCTAAAATCCCGCAATCCTCTGATGTCCCTTGCTTCCAGTGGTTTGCTTCACAATATTGCAAGGTTTCTATACCCTATGGTGCTAACAGTAGAGATACGACCATGTGGAAAGGTTTCAAAGACCACATCCCTTTGGTGGTCAACTCTTCACGTTGTGCTCTGGGTCCCGGAAACCTTGTATCTTTCTGGCATGATCACTGGCTTGAGGCTGGTAGGCTTTGGCAGGTGTTCCCAGTCCTGTACTCTTTTGCCATGAACTATTTTTGCTCTTCTCAACCACAATTCTCAGAGGGAAATTGGGCAGTGCAACTTCACCCAAACCTCTCTCAAACAGCCGTACAAGAACTCCCGTCGCCGCACCAGCTCATTTCGGATGTGGCTCATGACGGCACGCACAAGGACACACGCACCCATTCTTGTGATGAGTAAGAAGATAAGCACAAGCTACTTCTATCAGCCGTGGACATTTCGTGGAGTTAACTGCAGTTTTCAGAGTTGGGTCTGTGATGCGCTGATTCCCCTTAAGCACAAGACTTTCCTCTAGTTGGCTTTTTGGGGCCAGCTCAATACCAAGgacaacatggtcaacaaacattgGTCGGCGATTGCCCCATATGCGGACTGTGATATCTGCCCTGCTGTGGAATCAGTTCATCACttggtcactactgcaggatgctgctaacgcgacactgcgatcagagaccctttgacaaaactgtgtgcaatgcattaatcgaaaatggtgatgtaaaaaacccgtcaaaaaagatgcaaaacatttacGATTGCgaagacatcaaacacggttcatattttagttgcgtgtgcgatgcaggacatacagttgatccatacgaactattTGCCATGACACAGAACAACAGAAAGgggcagccatatcaaggtgtgtgcgatatacgacatacagttcgctcAGATGAATTGTTTGCTATTaaggaacacaacagaaatggttagccagatcaaggtgcatgtgatatacggcatacggttcactcggacgaactattttcgattaggaaATACAACAGAAACGGtttaacttaacaagatgtgtgtgatatgcagcatacagttcacatagatgaactatttgtgatgagccaaaagaacacaaaaatttcgtgtaaacaagatgtgtgtgatacacggcaaacaacccactcggatggactgtttgcgatgagaaattataacacaaacAGTTACTACAATTAATTCGTGTGCGAttatgtgtgtacaaaaaactttaaaaaaatgcaaactagttgcttgcggtggctaggagtatcgcacacgatgcgtctgcgagtattcatgtgcgatgattagtaagttacacatacatttccttatgttaacacgtgtgtgatagATAACAGGTGGCACCgtatacggtattcgggttgtgtgctccacttagtcttcccgcgctccagcgaatgctacCCGCACTCCACATGGGTGAACTGTAAAATCCCGgcctcttccctcatcggtttcccgccaccagctaatggcttgctgcatataacccaggttggttgcagtgagcatttgtccagttattgagcatatgccttgtttatctgtgtttggttgttaggttggttgcagtgagcatttatccagttatcaagcagatgccttatttatctgtatttggttgttaggttggttccagtgagcatttgtccagttttcaagcagatgtcttgtttatctgtatttgcttgttaggttggttgcagtgaacATTTGttcagttttcaagcatatgccatgtgtatctgtatttgcttgttaggttggttgtagtgagaccctgtccagttttcaatgtctatatttggttgttatactgatcatttatgccttgtttatttcagtcattcacaatgtgatgttcattatgtgcaagtcggaactgtgccgctcgattgcatcaataccagtttgaacggctatatttgtttccaattatgcctggtgtagttaacacatgccctttatttccaTTTTACACATTTATCTAGTGTAATGTTTAAGCATGACCTACGTTCTactcattttcaacaataccagtttgaattacaatatttgatggttgttaagcctattgtaggtaacattgccttccattttgtatctgctttaacagcatgctgaaaccaacacattcaagctatcatttggagatgatgttgtttacctttgctatatttgtttgatgttaaggttgttgtacttatcatgcctttccactacttatgcaggacaacaacgggagtggccaccattttccgccaaggttagtttcatccctcggcttgtactctcCCCGTCGTtctataatgtagtgcatatagattcgggcatggacacttgttagcttctaatattgacttgttgcttgtaggtacatatgcccttggcaagtaTCCATGCAtcaaccctttttgcgtatggggcaatgagatatttatgaacaaacatcaagtgaggaaactgatatgGATTAatagcaaaaagatatgaatggtggcaagcaaattgtTTGTT
This genomic window contains:
- the LOC123157150 gene encoding E3 ubiquitin-protein ligase SINAT5, which produces MDMIDSIECVSSSDGMEDDDAMSSNLPRPFLKASAAAIAAASIGVVPGGGGGASGAGAAGGIAGPLIPPATSVHELLECPVCTNSMYPPIHQCQNGHTLCSTCKARVHNRCPTCRQELGDIRCLALEKVAESLELPCKYYSLGCPEIFPYYSKLKHESQCNFRPYSCPYAGSECSVVGDIPFLVSHLRDDHKVDMHSGCTFNHRYVKSNPREVENATWMLTVFHCFGQYFCLHFEAFQLGMAPVYMAFLRFMGDENDARNYSYSLEVGANGRKMIWEGTPRSIRDSHRKVRDSHDGLIIQRNMALFFSGGERKELKLRVTGRIWKEQQNPDSGACIPNLFS